GTAGTTATAGACTGCCGCAACAGTGTTGTGATTTACTTTTAAATGTTTAGCTAATTGAGTAACAGTCGGTAAAGTATCTCCTGGTTGCAACTCTCCTACAGCAATTAGTAATTTAATTTGTTCAGCAATTTGAGCGTTAATTGTTATTGGCGCTTGAGTATCTACGAAAAGAGGAAAAAAGATTTTATTAGGCATTCCCATAATGTTTTGGCAACAGTAACTACGAATAATTTATTCAAATCGCATTACTTACCCCTCAATCATTATTAGACGTAATCCATAATAAAACTTGATGACACACAAGTAAAGAAAATAAATTATTAAAATACTAAGAGTCTCTCTACAAATTATGTGAGATAGCCATAATAAGTATGAGACGCAGGAAAAAGTAAAATTTTTTGACTCGCATCTGTAAAAGGTTTCAACTGACGCCGCTCTGTTATTTCGCGGAATTTCCAAATCCTGCCTACACATTCATCTTTTAAATATTGAGGTAGCGAACAGCGTTCAAACATTCGTCCATCCTTTAATGTAAAAGTGTCATAAGCCTCCAAATCAGTTTGCATATAAATCTCTTTTATTCTCTCAATAAATAATTCGGAATCCTCAACCAAGCTCGAAGCCAACTCTAAAGCTTGAACCTCATCTTGGGAAACGATAACCTGTTGCGGGAAGCTCCACATCTCTATAAACTTTCGATTCAAACTCACCATTCTTCTGCTACTATCTACTACAAGAATGCCAGCATTAGCTTGAATCCTACGCTGACTCAAGAGACGTATCATGCATTCTATCCTTGATTTACTTGATTTATCGGTTAACGTATTTTTATAATATAATACAATGCATTGTATTATTTACAATAAGGCTGTTGATTAAATATAAAGACTAATTAATCGTAAGATAAAGCTAACTCATTCTACAATCGCAAGAAGATTGAGGATTAAGTAAAACCATGAGTATGTTGATTACGGGATGAGTAAAAGGTGTTGAAGAAGCAGGGAACAAAGCTACTGACAAATTCGTTGATCAAGTTTTTAGAGTAGCTACATAACCTGAACCCCACTCAAGCGTATCTTTATTTCTATAAGTGGTTTAACAAAACAACCAAATAATCGGGTGCTAACAATGAAAGAAGTCCTGGCATTAATAAAAAAAAAGAAGCAAGAATATAGCAAAACGCCATTTATGGAGTTTATGCGAGATAAGAGTATAGACCCAAAGCAAAGGCTAGCTTGGGCTCCTGCCTTTGCCACTTTTGCAATGAGTTTTAAAGATTTTAACAGAGTTGTACTACGTAGAGAGCCAGCAACTAATAAAATCCAAGAAATGATTAACCAGCACACTTATGAAGATGGACGACACTGGTTATGGTTTATACAAGATTTAAAATTAATGGGATATGACTACTCCATAAATTTTACTGATACACTGAAATTCCTCTGGAGTGAAGAAACACTGCACGTACGCACTCTGGCTAATAATCTTATTGCCATGTGTACTTTTGAAGAGGATATTCTGATGAAATTGGTAGTAATTGAGTCGATAGAAGCAACGGGAAGTGTTGCTCTATATGAAATTGCACAAGTAGGCAACGAACTCCAACAAGTTACTAACCAGAATTACGTATATTTTGGTGAATCTCACTATGCTAAGGAGACAGGTCACATTCAGGCTCAAATGGATAATGTAGAAAATTTTATTAAAGACATAGAACTGACGGAAGCACAAAGGGAAAAAGCTTTTGTTTTAGTAGAGAAAGTATTTGCAGATTTTACAGCAGCAACTAATGAAATGGCGGAGTTTGCTAAAAAGCATCCTTATGATAGACCATTTACAGCAGGTAATATCAAGCCACTAACAATGTCTGCATAAATGAACGTCTCAGCTTTAAGTCCATGTAACCCTCAAAGCCATTTAGGCAATCCAGGCTTTCTATTGTTCGTTTAAAATCAGTTCTTTTGGTCAACAGATTGTAATAACTATAATTTGCAAGATATTTAGTATCTCTCTTTGAGAGAGATACTAAATATCTTTTAGCTACCCGCTCGCAAACATATGGGTAGCTTATAAAATAATTTATACACGTTATAACTAACATTATACTCGCAGGCTGAATCGCCGACTGGTAAAACGTTTCTTGGTGCGAGATTTGTATCCATAAGAAGGCAGCGCGATCGCCTGTACAATATTCTTAGCAATTTTATGTCACTTTTAAGAGCTTTCAATTGAGTAAAGTGCAGATAGCACAGCTGTGCTACCCTACACGTGTATGTTATTCAGGAGCCAAGAATCTCCTTATGGAGCAAGGGTTAAGATTATTATTTTACTTAGTGCTAGAGTTTGCACCTGTGATTGTATCTTTTATTGAAAAAAGAACAGAAGAAAGTTCAGCTATAACTAAATACCAAGTACCTCAAGTAATTCAAGAAGTCATTACAATAGTAAATAATTCCACTGATAAAAACAGTTCTCTAGCCGAATTTGAACAAGAAAAACTCCGGCAACAGCAATTAGTAGTTTCCCAACATGAAACACAACTAAAAATATCAGAGCAAGAGAGAGAAACAGCACTCAAGATCCCAGAAGTTTATAAAATTCTTGATAGTTGGCCTTTAAGATTATACCCTTCACAAATTTTAGATTCTGGCAGTAGTAATAAACGCACCCCTCTCAAAATTTTTCTTGCTCCTTTGCAAGTAAAGTTTGACAAGTTTGCTCAGGAAAATCACACAATTTCAGAAATAGAGCCAATGTTGGCTGAAGGTTTACGAAAGTTACTCAATCAGCATTATTCTCTTCATAGTCCAATCAGACCAACTGAATTTTTAGCAGGAGCTTGGGATAGTAAACGTTTTCATAGTGAATCCAGTATAAAGGCTCTGTTTGGCCTATTGAAAACAGAGCCTATTTTAATTTTAGAATCAGAAAGTGATGGAGATTATATTAATTTTCGGATTGGTTACTGGGGATTAGGACAAGGTAATTATTACTATAAAACCATCGCTCGATTATCTTATAAAGAAATTCTGGAAGAATCTGCTAAAAGTCGTGCATTAGAGTGGAAAAAAATTAGAGACGAACTACTAGCACTGGGGGAAAACTTAGAAGAAATTAATCATCTTGGTAAAGAAAATATAGTCAATCTCAGAATTTTAGAAAAAGCAGAAAAATGGAAAGCTCAAGGAATTGATGTTAGTAAATTATCTTTAAAGTATGAAATTAATCATCAAGATTTTGAAAAACTTTGCGATGTTTTAATTAATTGCCATTTTCTGGTTGCTGCTTGGGTAGCAGATGTTTATCACTTGGTTCACCATGATGTGCCTCCCTTATTGCCAAAGTTACTACCCAATTTGCTCAAAAATGCTCTTGATTTACAATCAGTTCAAGTAATAGCCACAGGTTATAAACAAGTTTACCAAGCTTTAGAAACAGAACGACGTTACTGGGTTCCAGAGTTAGCTTTGCAATTAGCAATCAGCTTATCTCATTTACCAGATCCTTCTTGGGCAAAAGAACAGCTTGATTACTCTATCAATACATGGTTACAACTACGCCAAGTGTCACCACAGCAATATAGTAATTCCCTAGAGGCAATGCAAGCAGCTGTCAGGATAGAAGATGAGGAATATTTCCAAAAGTTAAAAGACTACTTTACAGCAGTAAGCGATCGCCAAAGTATTCTCTGTGTTGATAAACTATTGGATGCGATCGCTAAGTTAAAACACAAATCCACGTTAGAATCTGCCAAAATTACTCACACCATAACTGGACATTCTCAAACAGTGACAGCTGTTGCTATTAGTTGTGATGGAGATATTTTAGTTAGTGGCTGTGCTGATAAAGCTATTAACGTCTGGAATCTTAACACAGGTAAACTACTCCGCACTCTCACAGAAAATCAGGGAGAAGTTTCATCCTTAGCTATTAATCCTGAAGGCAATTTACTTGCTGTTGGTAGCAGCGAACACCCTAAAAGTAATGTCAAAGTCTGGCATTTAAAAACAGGTAAACTACTCCACACACTCTTGGGGCATCAAAAACCAGTGAACGTTGTGGCAATTAGTCCAGATGGGCAGATTCTTGCTAGTGGTAGTAATAAAATTAAAATCTGGAATTTGCATAAAGGCGATCGCATTTGTACCCTTTGGCATTCATCCGCTGTTCATGCCGTAGCGATTAGTCTTGATGCGACAATCTTAGCCAGTGGCAGTTCTGACAACAAAATCAGGCTATGGAACCCGCGCACAGGCGATCCGTTAAGCACACTCAACGGTCACGAGGGTGAGGTAAAATCAATTGCTATAAGTCCTGATGGACAAATTTTGTTTAGCGCTAGTGCTGACACAACCATCAAAATTTGGCATCTAATTAAAGGTAAAATCCTGCGTACTTTGACTGGACACTCAGAGGAAGTGAAATCATTAGCTGTGAGTGCTGATGGACAAACCCTGTTTAGCGGTAGTGCTGATAAAACCATCAAAATCTGGCGTATTTCCACAGGGGAATTATTACAAACTCTCACTGGACATTCAGGAACCATAAATTCTATTGCTCTGAGTCCAGATGGTAAATTTCTTGCTAGTGGAAGTGCTGATAAAACTATCAAAATCTGGCAGATAGTTTTATAGTATTAGACTTCCCAATATTATACAGCAGATTGCAAGTTAGTGAAGTACAAAAATACCCCTCCCTAACCCTCTCCTTGGAAAAGGGAGGGAACTAGATTGGCAATTTCCTCCCAATACATCGGGGGGATTAAGGAGGGTAAAAGATGTACTCTATTTAGATACAAAACGCTGTAAAACTCCATTAACTCTTGCTCTAGTGGCATAAGGCTCAAAGCTATCTGTTTGAGGCAGTATTTATTCAGGATTGAACCGAAATATGCACCTCAAGACAAATGTACGAAACTGTACAGATTTTTGAGATCCGTTTTCGCTCAAATTGATGTATGAAACGTATAAAAAGATGCCTAAAGGTGACTTATAGTTCAGAGCAACATCACAAATGGGAAGAGCAACATCGCGAATGGGAAAAGCAACGTCACGAACGGGAAGAGCAACATCGCGAATGGGAAAAGCAACGTCACGAATGGAAAGAGCAACGTCGCGAATGGGAAGAGCAATGTCGCCAATGGAAAGAGCAACGTCGCAAACGGGGTCATTGCGATTTTTGATATTAATTGGGTTTTAACCACATCAGACGGCTGTTTCGACACCCACCCGCTCAGCAGAAGGTGAGATGGGCATAAGATAGGCTTTATCCGTTATCTCTCAAGCTTAAATCTTAGTAAGCGATCATATTCCTCTTTGATTACCTGATAACACTCGCAGGAAATCTTTTCCAGCCCCTGCGGATCAATGGTTTTGATTTTCTTTCGACCGCAATGGATAATACCTTTCTCTTGTAAGTGATTAGCAGTCTCAGTGATACCAGCGCGGCGCACGCCCAGCATATGGGAGAGGAACTCATGCGACAGAAACAGTTCATCTGAGCCGAGGCGATCGCTCGATTCGAGCAGCCAGCGGGCCATGCGTTGTTCTATAGTATGAAGGCGGTTGCAGGCAACGTTTTGGGAGATTTGCGCGATATAAGCCTGCGTGTATTTCAGCAGCACGTCCCGCAACAATTTATTGGTGTCGAACTCGTCGAGCAGCAAACGTGCTTTCATTTTCACCGCTCTGCCCGGAACCTGGACGATGTATTCAGTCTGTGTCGTCTCGCGACCGCCCATGAAGGCGTTAATCCCCACCATCTCGTGGCTTCCCACCACTCCAGCTTCAACCGTCATGCCATCCATCATCGTAACAGTGACCGAGATTAGGCAGGTGAGAGGGAAGTAAACTTCCTCAATGATTTCGCCGGGTAGGTTGAGTATCTCGCCGTATAAAAGCTCGATCTGCTCCATATTATTTTTGAGCTGCTTGTACACATCGGGGGGCAAAGCGGCAAGCAGAAGGTTTTCAGTAATCATATGAGGTAGTAGCAACTAAAGTTGCTATCAAGTGCAAACTCAACTGTATAGTTGAGTTTGATTTTTCAAAAAGTGCCTAGTTTTATTCAGTAGTCATGGTGAATATAAGAAGCTTTACTATATAAATGCGACATTCGCTAAGATCGTACTTTACTTCTAGCACTCAATGTTATGTCATGGCAGGAGGTTACATTTAGATAACTAGTCAATAGATTTAAATAAATGTAAAATCCGAAACTAAGAAATCCTCTGACTAAGCGACTTTCCCCGCTGCACCCTGCCTTTCAAGAATCTACTTGCCAAATTTTTGACTACTACAAAGTGCATAGTGGTAGTATTCAAGTCACTAGCGTTGTTGACTAGGGAACTCGCTTCACGATATCGCTTCTTGAACAATTAGTGTAAGCGATCGCCCATTAAGTCAAATAGGCAAGAGGTCAAACTAAATCACAATGCGCTCCTGGTTACATAGCACATTTTTATCTAGCCTTCGCACTCGCCTAGTACTTCTTGTCCTCCTAGCGGTTGTTCCAGCACTGGGACTAATTCTTTACACCGCTTCAGAACAACGACGTACCGCAACAGCAGAGGCTGAGGAAAATACGCTACGGCTTGTCAGATTGGCAGCTAACAACCAGAGGCAGATTTTTGAGGGAACCCGCCAACTTCTCACAATATTGGCGCAGATTCCGATTGTTCATAAGCGCAACTTACCAGAGTGCGATCAATTACTTGCCGATCTCTTAACGCAGCAACCTATCTACACCAACTTTACTGTACTTGATACTCAAGGGAAAGGAATTTGCAGTGCCATTCCCTACTCAGCCTCAGTGAATGTCGCAGACCGCGCCTATTTTCAACGTGCCTTGCAGACTCGCAAATTTACAGTTGGTGACTATCAGATTGGGCGCGTCAGCAAGAAAGCAACGGTTAATTTTGCTTACCCTGTGCTAAATAAGACAGGACAAGTTGAAAGTGTGATCACTGCTGCTCTTGATTTGACTCAGTTGAATCAGTTAGCGGCTCAAGTGAAATTGCCAGAAGGTTCAGTCTTGAGTGTTGTTGATCACAAAGGAATTCTCCTAGTCCGCTATCCCTATCCGCAAAATTGGGTAGGAAAATCTTTGCCAAAAAACGCTTTTAACCGCATGAAAGATGCTCATGGGGAAGGTGTGTACAGGGTAAAGAGCCTAGATGGTATGCAGCGGATCTTTGGCTTTATCCCACTAGGTGATGATCCTTTAAACCCTGATGCTTACATTAGGGTTGGTACGCCTTTATCTACTGTCTTTGCTAAAGCGAATTGGTTGTTAGCCCGTAATTTGATTGGATTGGGAATTGTTAGTATCTTGGCGTTAATTGCTGCTTGGATAGGTGGAGATATTTTCTTAGTAGCTCAAATTAAATCTCTTGTACGGACAGCGCAACAGCTTGGTAAAGGTGAACTGAACACACGCAGCAAAATTGACTACAAATCGGGAGAAATTGGTCAACTGGCTCGTGCTATCGACGAGATGGCAGAAGCACTCGAAACGCGAGAGATGGCGATCGCTTCTCTTGACAAAGACCTAAAAACACTGTTTGAGCTAGTTCCTATCGGAATTCTGATTGCTCAAGACCCAAAATTTACCCAAGTTAAAGCTAACCCAGCGTTTGCCAAAATTTTGGGTATTTCATTAGAAGCCAACATTTCCTACACTCCAGTTGATGCGCCTCCTCCGTCTTACAAGCTGTTACGGGATGGTAAGGAACTCGCACCTGAAGAATTTCCGTTGCGCTATTCGGCTATTCACAAAACAGAAGTCAAAGGCACAGAGGTTGATATAGTCCGAGGCGATAATACTGTATTCAATTTGTTTGGTTATGCTGCTCCTTTACTTGATGAGCAAGGTAACGTTAGAGGTTCAGTTGCGGCGTTTTTAGATATTACTGAACGTAAGCAAGCAGAAGCACACACTCGTGAGTTGCTCAGCCAAATTCAAAACCAAGCAAATGTATTGCAAACAATTCTTTCTGCCTCCGTTGATCATATTTATATCTTTGATCTGGCAGGACGCTATCAATATGTTAGTCGTGGTGGCGCTACTGTTATGGGCTTGCAACCAGAGGATTTTGTCGGGAAAACTTGGCAAGAACTCAATTTTTCCGCGGAACTTGTAGAAACAATGCATCAACTGGATGCTCATCGAACAGCAGTGATGGCAACTGGTCAACCCATGACGGTTGAAGCAAAGTATACAACATCTGACCAGATATACTACTATGAATACATTCTCGCACCGCTGCAAACTTCAACGCAGACAATAAAAGGTGTGATTGCCGTCTCCCGCGATATTACTGAGCGTAAACAGACAGAAGAGATTTTGCGTGCTAGTGAAGAACGTTTTCAAGCTTTCATGGCTCATAGTCCCGCTTCCGCCTGGATTTCAGATGCAGATGGACGAATTATTTACCTCAGTCCAACTTATTTTCGGACATTTCAGCTTCCCACTGGCGGCTTAATTGGGAAAACAGTGTTTGAGTTGTATGATGCCGAAATTGCCGAGCAATTTTTGGAAAACATGAGGACAGTTGCTAA
This region of Nostoc sp. UHCC 0302 genomic DNA includes:
- a CDS encoding PAS-domain containing protein, whose translation is MIRLLSQRRIQANAGILVVDSSRRMVSLNRKFIEMWSFPQQVIVSQDEVQALELASSLVEDSELFIERIKEIYMQTDLEAYDTFTLKDGRMFERCSLPQYLKDECVGRIWKFREITERRQLKPFTDASQKILLFPASHTYYGYLT
- a CDS encoding PAS domain-containing protein, with translation MRSWLHSTFLSSLRTRLVLLVLLAVVPALGLILYTASEQRRTATAEAEENTLRLVRLAANNQRQIFEGTRQLLTILAQIPIVHKRNLPECDQLLADLLTQQPIYTNFTVLDTQGKGICSAIPYSASVNVADRAYFQRALQTRKFTVGDYQIGRVSKKATVNFAYPVLNKTGQVESVITAALDLTQLNQLAAQVKLPEGSVLSVVDHKGILLVRYPYPQNWVGKSLPKNAFNRMKDAHGEGVYRVKSLDGMQRIFGFIPLGDDPLNPDAYIRVGTPLSTVFAKANWLLARNLIGLGIVSILALIAAWIGGDIFLVAQIKSLVRTAQQLGKGELNTRSKIDYKSGEIGQLARAIDEMAEALETREMAIASLDKDLKTLFELVPIGILIAQDPKFTQVKANPAFAKILGISLEANISYTPVDAPPPSYKLLRDGKELAPEEFPLRYSAIHKTEVKGTEVDIVRGDNTVFNLFGYAAPLLDEQGNVRGSVAAFLDITERKQAEAHTRELLSQIQNQANVLQTILSASVDHIYIFDLAGRYQYVSRGGATVMGLQPEDFVGKTWQELNFSAELVETMHQLDAHRTAVMATGQPMTVEAKYTTSDQIYYYEYILAPLQTSTQTIKGVIAVSRDITERKQTEEILRASEERFQAFMAHSPASAWISDADGRIIYLSPTYFRTFQLPTGGLIGKTVFELYDAEIAEQFLENMRTVAKTNQVLETIEVAPRLDGTTGDFLVYKFPIANCSGQPLIGGVAIDITERRRVEEEREELLLREQAAREAAETANRIKDEFLAVLSHELRTPLNPILGWTSLLRNGKLNDHQKAIALETIERNARLQTQLIGDLLDISRILQGKLTLNITPVNLAATIAAAKETVRLAAEAKSIEIYTDFAPDIKTFMGDSSRLQQVVWNLLTNAVKFTPVGGKVNVKLETVGSYAQIQVIDTGKGIDAEFLPYVFDTFRQADSATTRKFGGLGLGLAIVRHIVEMHGGTVFADSGGEGQGATFTVELPLMISTPEVNENATQPGKTLDLSGLRVLVVDDEQDTRELMVFIIQQSGANVTAVASASEALEVLKQPQFDVLVSDIAMPEIDGYMLIRQVRTWSPEQGGQIPAIALTAYAGEINEQQALLAGFQKHLSKPVEPDELVKAIANLVINNLC
- a CDS encoding Crp/Fnr family transcriptional regulator, producing MITENLLLAALPPDVYKQLKNNMEQIELLYGEILNLPGEIIEEVYFPLTCLISVTVTMMDGMTVEAGVVGSHEMVGINAFMGGRETTQTEYIVQVPGRAVKMKARLLLDEFDTNKLLRDVLLKYTQAYIAQISQNVACNRLHTIEQRMARWLLESSDRLGSDELFLSHEFLSHMLGVRRAGITETANHLQEKGIIHCGRKKIKTIDPQGLEKISCECYQVIKEEYDRLLRFKLER
- a CDS encoding WD40 repeat domain-containing protein → MEQGLRLLFYLVLEFAPVIVSFIEKRTEESSAITKYQVPQVIQEVITIVNNSTDKNSSLAEFEQEKLRQQQLVVSQHETQLKISEQERETALKIPEVYKILDSWPLRLYPSQILDSGSSNKRTPLKIFLAPLQVKFDKFAQENHTISEIEPMLAEGLRKLLNQHYSLHSPIRPTEFLAGAWDSKRFHSESSIKALFGLLKTEPILILESESDGDYINFRIGYWGLGQGNYYYKTIARLSYKEILEESAKSRALEWKKIRDELLALGENLEEINHLGKENIVNLRILEKAEKWKAQGIDVSKLSLKYEINHQDFEKLCDVLINCHFLVAAWVADVYHLVHHDVPPLLPKLLPNLLKNALDLQSVQVIATGYKQVYQALETERRYWVPELALQLAISLSHLPDPSWAKEQLDYSINTWLQLRQVSPQQYSNSLEAMQAAVRIEDEEYFQKLKDYFTAVSDRQSILCVDKLLDAIAKLKHKSTLESAKITHTITGHSQTVTAVAISCDGDILVSGCADKAINVWNLNTGKLLRTLTENQGEVSSLAINPEGNLLAVGSSEHPKSNVKVWHLKTGKLLHTLLGHQKPVNVVAISPDGQILASGSNKIKIWNLHKGDRICTLWHSSAVHAVAISLDATILASGSSDNKIRLWNPRTGDPLSTLNGHEGEVKSIAISPDGQILFSASADTTIKIWHLIKGKILRTLTGHSEEVKSLAVSADGQTLFSGSADKTIKIWRISTGELLQTLTGHSGTINSIALSPDGKFLASGSADKTIKIWQIVL